The window CAATAAGCTCATCGTATAAATGTTGGAGCAGTCTGAGCAGTGCAGACACCAATGTTAACCTTGTCATTTCAGAGGCTGTTGCCACTGTTGTGGGAAACAAATTcgatgtggtgtgtgtgagagctcaGACTATTATAGTATATCTGGGCCACAAGGAGGGGCAGTTCATAACCCTGAAACTCCTTTTCCCAGTCTGTGCATTGGGACTATACTTGACTCCAATTTCATATGCTCACATTTCAAATGCAAACCCCCCCACAAAGAAAATGAGTAAGGAATGGTTACCTCCAATGATATATCTCATCATAACAACAGAAGGCTCATAACAAGATCCACATAATCATGTCATTTGGTACACACAGTGATCTATAATTCAATGTTTATCCATGAAACTAAACCATGTTTTTGTTCCAGACTAACAATGCCATCTCAAATGGTTGCGTCCTGGCTGGAACTCAACAATTAGAGCATAAAAAGGACAAAAGCTCCAACCGAAAGCTAAATACATCTTTACTTATGAGAAGCAAACTGCAGCAAATTACTGTGCAACATGACAGTCATTATAAAGAATAAATCATTTCATCATATTCTACAAAAGACAATGTTCGCTAAATTGATACAACTACTCGCTAACTCAAATATGCATTGGTCTATATACTGTAGGGTACATTTCGTATCAATATTAAggcatctttttttaaaagcacaaaGCATTTAGATTAAGATGCAGGACATGGAATGAAACCTGAAAACATCATACAGAGTGAATATACTTAAAGATTTAATCTGTGCTTGCTAAATCTTGGCTTGTAGATAGAAACCACGAAAGACCCAGCAAACAACCAAAGTATATGGAAACATAACTGGCAATAGTATAACTGATACGGCTTAGAAAGTGGATAGGAATAAGTTTGAGATTTCTATACTGTAGTTTAAAAACGGCAAGTCTTCTATTTCAAGTCACGATGACCTAAAGGTCTAAATTCTGCTGCGGTTTTAAGACAGAGAGGTTTCTGTATTTAGCTGCCATGTATAGTTTTGTGGCAAAAAACACTATATATGTACCTATTACACTCTTCctaaataatatacattatctAAATCTCTCTCTTTGATTATAGGGCCTGTAAAACGGGGGTTACATCCTCACAACATTGTGGTCAAAAAAGGATTTTTCTGTCTGAAGTGCCACTAGCAGAGCGAGAAGCGCCGAGAGTTAATGTTCATCTTGGTGACGCCGATGAGTCTCAGCGGGGCCGAGAGGCCGAGCCCCGGGGTGACCGGGCATTCGCACAGCAGGTCCGACAGCTCGTCCCTCTCCTCTATGCCAAAGGTGGCGTCGTTGAGCATCCGGCGATGCAGGTGGCACGTCTGCTCGATCTTCAGCTTGTTGATGTCGCTGCGGAGCCGCATGAGCTGCCTCGCCAGCTGCTGGTCCTGCAAGCGCATGTCTGTCTGGTGGAGAGAGACGgaaataatttactaaatgaacatcatgctgtattgaagaagacttgaaactagcgattgagaccataaactcatgtttgcaatgtttactgaagtaataaatcaagtgagaagtaggctcattttctcatagacttctatacaattggacttctttttgcaaccagaggagtcgccccctgctggcttttaGAGACAATGCAAGTTTTaaggcattggcttcacttttcagaactggaggttgcccactggtacagacatgagagtgggatcaatcttctcatctaacactaaagaaagcgaataagcttacttccaaaaatgtctaactattccattatacacattttttttgtgttttacctCTAAGTGTGATTCCAACAACGATTTACACAAAGTTCACATGATCTAGATTCACCGGAGGTCCACGCATGCAGTCCTTATTGTCTTAACAAAATCtcaaaacaaaaactcacaGTGGGACATCCACAAACAAAGTTTCCCATCATAAGCTCTCTCAATTTTATCGCTTTCGTGTCCTCTGTCTGTGTGCAAACGTCTGTGCAAACATCATAATCATCTCCCTCTGTGCAAAACGTTCGTGGCCACATACTGTGCGAGTGCAATTCTGCCTCTGACTGTGCCTCTTTGCGTGCTCAGTCCAGGCTTATGAACCGTGGGTGAATGTGAAGAGTAATTGAGCAGAGTGAAAATGATTACACTTGCAGAAACTGTGTGTAACAAAATGTCTGAGTCCCAATCGATCTCACTCACTAATGTCAATGGGCCTCTTCTGGCCACTAATTGGACATTGTGGGCATAGTTAATCTAATTAGCTATAAGTAGCAGGAAGTTATTTTCTATTCTGGCCTTTAACTGCTAAATTATAAAGCTCTTCAACTTAGAAATGTGAATGAAGGTTAGATGATAAATTTGAATATTGTAAAGATTTTAAGCAATGTCTCACCAGTTCTCTCCTCAGCCAACTGAGAGCTTCATCGATGTTCTCGAATCCCTGCAGTGCACCCGACGGCAACTTGCACTGAATCACATCAGACTTCACTCCAGTCTCTTTGGGGGCGACTACTTTCCCCTCCGGCTCCACTTGGTTCGGATCTTTTCCAGTTCCGAACCCTCTGAAGCTCTCCGCCTCGAGCCGGGCTTTCCACTCCAGGTAAGAAGGTCTCCTGGTCTCCAGCCTTAGTTTCTCTGTCAAGGCCTTCAAGTTCATGAGATGGTCGTCTGCGGGCAAATCCACGTCTTCCTCACAGTCTGCCTCCTCCGGGACTCTAGCCTTGTCCACAATAATCTGAGGAACTGAGGGAGTGTCCATCATTAATCTGCTGAATACAAAAAGCTCcttaaaaatgtgtcaaaataaaaagtagATATCTGCTCTTCATTGGTGGCTTCTTTCGTTGTTATAAATGACCATAGTTGTAGGTTTCCGTCCTTTCTGCGTCCACTTTATTTGTCAAGAAAGTCTTTAAAAGTTCCTTTAAACCTCCATTTGTGTTTTGGAGGCAGAGTGTCTTTAGGTctgcagaggagagaagaagcaAGTTATGAAACATTTGCTGACTATACCACCGACAACCACATCCAACTGACAAAACGAATGTGACATCTGAGAAGCAAGACTACACCTCACACCTGTGTGGCATGACAGGCTCAGTTATATAACCGGCTAGATCATATCTCAGAAACATTAAATGATGAAGTATAATGAAAGTTTGTGCACTTTCTGTCCGTTCTGAACGGACGTTGTGTCTGTTCTATAGCGATTTAGATCGAGCTTTTGGCTTCTCACTTATCAAATAACATGACGGATCAGCGCACCGAGGGAACACACCTTCAGGATTTTCATTTAACAGGGAACCAACTGTCTCCATAGCAACGACACAGGCACTGTAAATGAATCAGCAATTTCCCACCTGCTGTCCTCAGGGCTTATTGCCTTAACCAACATGTGACAGACAACTGGCGGATAGGCTTGCTCTTTTACAGCAACCCTCCTATTTACAGCTACAAATGTATGTAACAAATATACGTTTAAAAAATTACGGCATATTTAAGTACTCCTCATTGGACGTAGCATCAGTTACTGTAGTGtacacccttttttttttaaacaaaaccacACAATTCAACAATATGCATTTTGTCTGTCTTACGGCAATCAACAGCCATGTGATATAACACAAAATATCGACTTTTGGATATCACAATATGGCatataagtgttgtcttttcctggatttaaaggctgcattacagtaaaattatgtaattttcggaacttaccagactgttatattatttgcctttacccactttagtcattatatccacattactgacgattatttataaaaagaaaatctaatttTCAAAAGCACCAATTGTCAACCCTACAATGCCGTCGCAATATCGAtgttgaggtatttggtcaaaaacattgtgatatttgattttctccatatcgcacCAGCCCTAAACCatggtcaccatcttagtttagtatgataacatttgctaatgagcactaaacacaaagtagcctacagctgaggctgatgggaatatcagtcgttttgcaggtatttggtcataaccaaagtattggacattGGACATTGGCATGAATGTCCAAATTCCAAATTTTTGACCAAATTTCACACTATTCATCCAAAGTTTATTAAGATATTCAACTTGTCAACATCATGGCGGTGCTAACATTATAAAGGAAAATTCAGGACATTACTATAATTAGTAGGATTCTACATCTGGtgatcatgaatgtctgtacaaaaaaTTTCACGGCAAttcatccaacagttgttgacacattttagtctggaccaaagtggtagaCCGACCTACAGACTAACATTGCCATCCATAAAACCATGGCTAAAAAGTCACATCacataacagttttaaaggAACCTGCATTGTTATCATGCTATACATCCAAATTTACACCAACATATGGCATCCAAATCTCAGTATTCTTTTAATCTGAGCAGTTTAGAAACACGCTGGTGAGTCTATAGAGGCCCACAGGAAAGACTTTAATCTCTAATGCAGCCATAGCAAACACGCTCATAACAGTGGCAGCAAAAGCAGACTTTTCTGCCCAGTGTCCTCTTACAAAGTCTCCGAGCCCTCAATAAGTGGTTAGTGCTCAGTTATTCCATAATGGGCACAGCAGACCAGCAGTGAAGTCATTCATTGCCCCGTGTATCTAATGATAGGCTTGgctgttctgcgaggtaaaatagACCTCCGACTGTGAAGAGTAGCTGACTTACTGTATGAACGCCCGGGAATGGATCCTCTCCGTATTCTCTAAAGGAATCACTGTGTCTCTGGAGACCACATTGTTACAGGAGACCAATAAAGGAGGAGGAAAATCCATGCTGCATGCATTTTTAAAGAGTTTGTAAAGACCCTGTATGTACAGTAAGGAATTGATTTAAATTGTGAATAGGAGCTGCTGAGCGAAGAGATTTAGAAAGATGGGGGGGGAAAGTGTGCGTAcgcataatattatataatgagCTGCGATCAcaattataaagaaataaacggTTTAAAATCATAACCCCAAACTAGCCTCCTTTTGGCTGCTTGGTGAACCCAGACACTTCTGAATAGACCAGCAGGAAATCTTTCTCTTAAGGAAGCCGACATTTACATTTCCTGAATATCAAATTCAGTCTGGGGCAAATACAAACACTGACAAATCTTggtaggggaaaaaaaagaagaccaTTTATCGTCATTATCCAAATGTCTCAACAAGCATTACCCCTTCATTCCTTTGGTTTCGAGGCAGCAGAATTTGATTGCTCGGCAACATCCAGTTGCAGCGTTACCACACcgataaaatgtattttgtggtGTTATGAGATGCCAAAACCTGGTCTGGCTTAAGAACTTAAGAAGTCTGGCTCTCTTATCTGGCACATACAGGCATGTCTACATAACTGCAGAGTATAACTAATCAGGCTTTTAGTGACGTATTACCTCATTTCCATTTATTAAAGGTGTTAAATTTCAAACTGGAGGGTTGATTATGTGCTGATATACACTACAGTACATGAGAATATGAGCATTATCCTCAAAGGGATAGATAACCTAACCCAAAAGCTATTTGTaggagctatttatttgttgttttactaataataagtagtattgtttgattGTTTGCTTTATTTAGATTACATTTCTGATATGATTTTCTTTTGCTTGTTATTTGTTTAGATTAATTATGTTcttattttgtagtttttgcGTAATTagtatttagttttgtttgtgaATTAACACTGTGGGTACCTgtggttatacagtatatgtataggTAGGCAGGTataggaccagcatgcacctgggtggccctatgttttttttttttaccagagcAAGAGAGGCAGCGACAGCCgtgattttattgtttgtgtaataataataaatcataagaAACATGGAAAATGTTGCATGCACAATCAGCTCTTTTGCCATGGTGCGTCAGTGGCCCTTTGATTGAAGTTTGATTTGGATTTTTCTGACAAATGGCAACTACACTATTCATAAATGTAAACACCCACTTACTGTGGCATATTGGATTCCTTTGTTATGGCAACAGAAACTTAATAAAACAGTCTGTGGTTCAAAATGTTCCACATTAACAGCctaagaagaaagaagaaaaaacccATGCTGGATATCAGTAGCTATCaacaggtgtgttttttttcctgattgtATATGTCGGAtggatttaaataaaaaacacatttgggaGGGctaaaattaattcaaattaaaCATGATTCCTTCTGTCTTTAATCAAATCACAATAACCTAAAGGTaagtattataatataatgcaaCCTGAAACTTTGCATGTCTGCATATAGATAATGGGGTTTTATTATCatggaaaaacacacatgcacacaatcaTTTGttatgggtggaaaaaaaaaaaaaaaacattgatacagtatgtaaaaacaGCAATTGCCTACAATTTAATGATCCTTCTTAAGAGTTCTGCCATATAAAGTTAGTGTCAAGTTTACTCATTTTTCTCACTTTATTTAATAAGTTTTTCTCAGCAAAAAGCCAACACACAGCTATAGCTCTCATTTCAGGATTTTCTACACATGAGCAGACATTTCATCTGAACCTCCTCTGGCACCAGTGCTGCAGGGTATAGCAtcatctgaaatactgtaatTCAAACTGTGTTTACCTTGTATGAATCCTCCTGCTGTAGTCCAACTTGTAGTTCAAGCAGCCACATCAGTGAAGAGCATCTCCagtctgttctctctctctctctctccctctctctcatatcATCACCCTAACAGCTCCACGGTCCACTTGTTTCTGAGCagagagctgctggaggaggggCTGGGAGGTTGCGTCAGGTTCTGGTTGCCTGGAGACGTCCCAGGAATCCCTATCACACACTTCCCGCCCGCCACATGAATATTACTGCAAGTGCGCCACAGTCTGACAACAACCAGGCTTCACTCTTCACTCTTTCTACAGTTTATTTTCATTCAACAAAATAACCTACGAcaaagaaactttttttttttataacaatatAATTGGACAATAagtacaaaatgtgaaaaatgaacaacaacaaaaaaacacataaatacagacTGATCAACCACAAAGTTTTCATTTGTTACACTTTTCATCCCTTATGAAAGTTACTATAATAAATTCTGtctgaataaatacaaagagctcttcaaaaatgtgtcaaaattaatattttgtttttaaaagtatcagttttaaagcttacTAATGCAGTGTGGTAATAGAGTGGtacagggatgacgtattttaggaagttagcatcaccctgggttcccttgacaaaaaacccaatgggatttttccattgggttttggattattgcagaaaataagctctgtggcaaacacacgtttattatacttacacgttttattctgcataataatatCCACAAATTCAAACTAACCGAAGCCCAAAAAAACTGTATTCGGGAAAGTCCTATAGTATCGATAAAATATTAGTAGTTATTAACCTGCAGAAAATTGCCATTTCATAAAGTAAATTGTATAAATAACCCGCTTTGTATAGTTGTCAGACCTTCAGGAAGCAGTCTAAACATACTGTGATTGTCATATTGCTTAGTGGTAGATTCTTAATGGAATAACTAAAAAATGAGTACGCTCAAACTTTGTGGAATAGAATTTGTCCAGATAAAAGATACACAAAGAATTGTAGGATCCTAAACCAACCAACAATAACAGCAACCCCAAACTATCATTACTGCAAAATATGGCAAAGTGCGAAAATGtgaaacacaaataaatgtgaattgCAGCCAAAGTCTGTTTGATTGTGACTGTATTGCTTGTGTTTTGAACAAATATTCTAGGGACAAGGATTCTGTTTGTTCCGTCTTCTTTTGGTCAGATAAACTACTAGTCATATTCTACCGGAAAAACTGAAATGCAGACTGAGAAAACTctttaaatttaacaaaaaaacagtgaaagcCACCGTCTCCACAACACTTACAAGTGAaactagctttaaaagtgaacaAAGGGTCGAAAAAAAATCCTACATTACCAGTTTCAgcaacacattaaaaacagtcaCACAAGTTAAATGATTTATCATTTATATAGTATTGGGAAATCAATAGTGTCCAGACTTGAATTTATAGACCATGTTCATCACCCAATCTCTTCTATTTTGGCCTGCTATGAGACACCTCAAATCTAAATCAATTTCATAAAGTAAGTTCCTCTATGTCGTCGTCGAATGAGGCGATGGCACGGATGGCGGGCCTGCTATCTGCGACGTGTAAGGTGTTCAGGGAGGATGCTGGAGGAGTGGAAGACCCCGATTTGAAGCCGAGCAGTCCTTCCCTTCTCGAACGCACCCCGTTGGTAGTCGGGGGACTGCTTAGGACCTCCATTTTATTGGAGATGCTCACGCTGTCGCTCGTTGCCAGGGCACCAAATAGCTGGTGCATGAGGCTGGACTTCTTGTCCTTCCCTGCTCCTCTTTccgtctccttctctttctccgtcTCCACCCCTCTGAGACTAAAAATACCTATTGCTTCTAACGCCGAGTCCCTGTCCTCTTTGGACGGCGGTGGAGGGAAGCCCGAAGAACCTCGAGAAGCCGAATGTCCGAAAGAGGGCGCGTAGCTCCCGAACGCCAAGTCGTCCCTGGGGATTTGGGGCCGTGGCGCTCTCCTCCCCGTTCCCGTCGTCCCATCTCCACCCTCCGTGCCTGATCTCCCCCTCCCGCCTTCCCTGCTTCCGACAGCGGCACGCAAACTGGCCGACTCCTCCGATTCTGTGAGGTTAAAAACGGAAGAGTTCCTCTGCTCGGGAAGACGAGGAGAAGAATGGTTACTGTTCGCCTTGTTGTTGGACTCAGAGGGACTAGACTCGGCAAACATGGCGTCCTGGGCTCCATGGTCTTGACGGTCTATTTCGCGCATCTTAGCCAGCAGCTGTTCTTTCTTGCGATGCGTTTCCTCTGTTGCTTGCTGATTGGGCAGAGCCCCCTGgttccacctctccacctcttcctGGACGTGGCCACGCTTCCTGTTGTTCTCTTCCTCCTGGTTTAACAGAGAACTTGTCCTCTTGTTGTCTTCTTCCTCTATTTTTTCCTCCCAGCCTGTGGACAACATCTTTGCCTTCTCCTCAAGCACATTAAGCTCCTGGTTGAGTTGCcgcttctcctctttctccttcaccGACTCCTTCTCCTtgtcttttttatctttttctctgtctctcatctTCTGATGTCTGTTTTctgtgtctgcctgtctgtccacTCTGTCAACCTCCTGCTGACGTACATTGATTGAGAGAAAGAGGTGAATGACGTACGAATAACAgtgacagaagaagaagtgtggACGTTGGGGTGAAGTGACTTTACCTTGAGTGACAGGTATCCGTCAGGTGCCTGTTCACTGCACTCACTGGCATCAGTGACGGTGGGTGGAGGTGAGGGGAAATCCAGACTGGACGCTCTGTCTTTAGTCTGCACTGCCTTGGTGCTGCTCCTGCTGGGGACTGTGTGTGAAGCAGTAATTTACTGTATGTTAGAGTTCATTTCTGCTATACCTATTCCAAGGCACGAATCAAACAAAAATATCCACGCACTGTACTAAAAGCTCCCAGGCGATTGTAATTATGCAACATTTCGATCTGACTGAGATCTTCTTCAAGCATTATCAAATCACCatcacaaagcagaacaaacAGACAGTTTGGTTGACTGCACAAATGAGGCTTCTGGAAACCAATAGTTGAGCCTTACCTTTCCGCTTTGTGCCACTGTCAACATCTTTTCTTAGTGTGGGTTTCATCATGCGGTTGGCGTAGATGTTCTTAGAATCTagttctctctccttctcctgatAAGAAAAGAAATCAACAAAGTGAAAATTTCATACAATGCTGCTTTTTATACCCAACAGTTGGTATTCTTAAgtatatttctctgtatatgGACCTTAAGTTTATTGGTCAGTCgttccagctcctcctgcagaGTACTGATGTCCTCCTGGGCACTGAtcgtcttcttcctctctgcagccagcTGCCTCTGGTAGCTGCTGTTGCTCAGCTCCATGCTACGCTCCAGctccttcaaacacacacatataaacaaacatgtgtgagcgtgtgttttatttatcatctgCAAGTGATTTTCAAATTGATGTAGTATAACCCGGCAaaccaaatgtaccttaatctTGCGTTCTGCATCCTGGGC is drawn from Sebastes umbrosus isolate fSebUmb1 chromosome 18, fSebUmb1.pri, whole genome shotgun sequence and contains these coding sequences:
- the lca5 gene encoding lebercilin isoform X1 is translated as MNFEHFHLGQTVQMLSDNMESENVTDPYEDNRDADQSRQSLQSTKEDSRASSFQKRKKNFRDKIQDEGEKGGCIESRSKTRTWRSDPDRDKVSDGEGRRSSGSFYSEDYENESRSDRSISPYSQSQTPSPNRRRGVRAKRISSSPLYKTGGVVRRGVSRPQRPGGQPLTQQHRRGVRSESKESTPPKDLDLVTKRMLSARLLKINELRNSLVELQQRTDELQKENRVLRQLQVRQEKALHRYDDTESEISQLLLRHTNETHVLRERLRRTQERERAAERRMKYSEEQLQRSQTTIARLKKLVDQRELGARDELSRSLEEEKTRAQDAERKIKELERSMELSNSSYQRQLAAERKKTISAQEDISTLQEELERLTNKLKEKERELDSKNIYANRMMKPTLRKDVDSGTKRKVPSRSSTKAVQTKDRASSLDFPSPPPTVTDASECSEQAPDGYLSLKQEVDRVDRQADTENRHQKMRDREKDKKDKEKESVKEKEEKRQLNQELNVLEEKAKMLSTGWEEKIEEEDNKRTSSLLNQEEENNRKRGHVQEEVERWNQGALPNQQATEETHRKKEQLLAKMREIDRQDHGAQDAMFAESSPSESNNKANSNHSSPRLPEQRNSSVFNLTESEESASLRAAVGSREGGRGRSGTEGGDGTTGTGRRAPRPQIPRDDLAFGSYAPSFGHSASRGSSGFPPPPSKEDRDSALEAIGIFSLRGVETEKEKETERGAGKDKKSSLMHQLFGALATSDSVSISNKMEVLSSPPTTNGVRSRREGLLGFKSGSSTPPASSLNTLHVADSRPAIRAIASFDDDIEELTL
- the lca5 gene encoding lebercilin isoform X3, translated to MCVSFQSDNMESENVTDPYEDNRDADQSRQSLQSTKEDSRASSFQKRKKNFRDKIQDEGEKGGCIESRSKTRTWRSDPDRDKVSDGEGRRSSGSFYSEDYENESRSDRSISPYSQSQTPSPNRRRGVRAKRISSSPLYKTGGVVRRGVSRPQRPGGQPLTQQHRRGVRSESKESTPPKDLDLVTKRMLSARLLKINELRNSLVELQQRTDELQKENRVLRQLQVRQEKALHRYDDTESEISQLLLRHTNETHVLRERLRRTQERERAAERRMKYSEEQLQRSQTTIARLKKLVDQRELGARDELSRSLEEEKTRAQDAERKIKELERSMELSNSSYQRQLAAERKKTISAQEDISTLQEELERLTNKLKEKERELDSKNIYANRMMKPTLRKDVDSGTKRKVPSRSSTKAVQTKDRASSLDFPSPPPTVTDASECSEQAPDGYLSLKQEVDRVDRQADTENRHQKMRDREKDKKDKEKESVKEKEEKRQLNQELNVLEEKAKMLSTGWEEKIEEEDNKRTSSLLNQEEENNRKRGHVQEEVERWNQGALPNQQATEETHRKKEQLLAKMREIDRQDHGAQDAMFAESSPSESNNKANSNHSSPRLPEQRNSSVFNLTESEESASLRAAVGSREGGRGRSGTEGGDGTTGTGRRAPRPQIPRDDLAFGSYAPSFGHSASRGSSGFPPPPSKEDRDSALEAIGIFSLRGVETEKEKETERGAGKDKKSSLMHQLFGALATSDSVSISNKMEVLSSPPTTNGVRSRREGLLGFKSGSSTPPASSLNTLHVADSRPAIRAIASFDDDIEELTL
- the lca5 gene encoding lebercilin isoform X2 codes for the protein MNFEHFHLGQTVQMLSDNMESENVTDPYEDNRDADQSRQSLQSTKEDSRASSFQKRKKNFRDKIQDEGEKGGCIESRSKTRTWRSDPDRDKVSDGEGRRSSGSFYSEDYENESRSDRSISPYSQSQTPSPNRRRGVRAKRISSSPLYKTGGVVRRGVSRPQRPGGQPLTQQHRRGVRSESKESTPPKDLDLVTKRMLSARLLKINELRNSLVELQQRTDELQKENRVLRQLQVRQEKALHRYDDTESEISQLLLRHTNETHVLRERLRRTQERERAAERRMKYSEEQLQRSQTTIARLKKLVDQRELGARDELSRSLEEEKTRAQDAERKIKELERSMELSNSSYQRQLAAERKKTISAQEDISTLQEELERLTNKLKEKERELDSKNIYANRMMKPTLRKDVDSGTKRKVPSRSSTKAVQTKDRASSLDFPSPPPTVTDASECSEQAPDGYLSLKEVDRVDRQADTENRHQKMRDREKDKKDKEKESVKEKEEKRQLNQELNVLEEKAKMLSTGWEEKIEEEDNKRTSSLLNQEEENNRKRGHVQEEVERWNQGALPNQQATEETHRKKEQLLAKMREIDRQDHGAQDAMFAESSPSESNNKANSNHSSPRLPEQRNSSVFNLTESEESASLRAAVGSREGGRGRSGTEGGDGTTGTGRRAPRPQIPRDDLAFGSYAPSFGHSASRGSSGFPPPPSKEDRDSALEAIGIFSLRGVETEKEKETERGAGKDKKSSLMHQLFGALATSDSVSISNKMEVLSSPPTTNGVRSRREGLLGFKSGSSTPPASSLNTLHVADSRPAIRAIASFDDDIEELTL
- the lca5 gene encoding lebercilin isoform X4, coding for MCDNMESENVTDPYEDNRDADQSRQSLQSTKEDSRASSFQKRKKNFRDKIQDEGEKGGCIESRSKTRTWRSDPDRDKVSDGEGRRSSGSFYSEDYENESRSDRSISPYSQSQTPSPNRRRGVRAKRISSSPLYKTGGVVRRGVSRPQRPGGQPLTQQHRRGVRSESKESTPPKDLDLVTKRMLSARLLKINELRNSLVELQQRTDELQKENRVLRQLQVRQEKALHRYDDTESEISQLLLRHTNETHVLRERLRRTQERERAAERRMKYSEEQLQRSQTTIARLKKLVDQRELGARDELSRSLEEEKTRAQDAERKIKELERSMELSNSSYQRQLAAERKKTISAQEDISTLQEELERLTNKLKEKERELDSKNIYANRMMKPTLRKDVDSGTKRKVPSRSSTKAVQTKDRASSLDFPSPPPTVTDASECSEQAPDGYLSLKQEVDRVDRQADTENRHQKMRDREKDKKDKEKESVKEKEEKRQLNQELNVLEEKAKMLSTGWEEKIEEEDNKRTSSLLNQEEENNRKRGHVQEEVERWNQGALPNQQATEETHRKKEQLLAKMREIDRQDHGAQDAMFAESSPSESNNKANSNHSSPRLPEQRNSSVFNLTESEESASLRAAVGSREGGRGRSGTEGGDGTTGTGRRAPRPQIPRDDLAFGSYAPSFGHSASRGSSGFPPPPSKEDRDSALEAIGIFSLRGVETEKEKETERGAGKDKKSSLMHQLFGALATSDSVSISNKMEVLSSPPTTNGVRSRREGLLGFKSGSSTPPASSLNTLHVADSRPAIRAIASFDDDIEELTL
- the LOC119477544 gene encoding protein FAM167A-like — translated: MMDTPSVPQIIVDKARVPEEADCEEDVDLPADDHLMNLKALTEKLRLETRRPSYLEWKARLEAESFRGFGTGKDPNQVEPEGKVVAPKETGVKSDVIQCKLPSGALQGFENIDEALSWLRRELTDMRLQDQQLARQLMRLRSDINKLKIEQTCHLHRRMLNDATFGIEERDELSDLLCECPVTPGLGLSAPLRLIGVTKMNINSRRFSLC